A region of Carassius auratus strain Wakin chromosome 41, ASM336829v1, whole genome shotgun sequence DNA encodes the following proteins:
- the LOC113060082 gene encoding iroquois-class homeodomain protein irx-1-like, producing MSFPQLGYPQYLSASQAVYGGDRPGVLTPSSRGGSAEIGGSASAAAAAVSSVLGMYPYAHNYSAFLPYTSADLALFSQMGSQYDLKDSPGVHPASFAAHASPAFYPYGQFQYGDPSRPKNATRESTSTLKAWLNEHRKNPYPTKGEKIMLAIITKMTLTQVSTWFANARRRLKKENKVTWGRSKEDEDANIFGSDNEGDAEKNEDDEEIDLESIDIDKIDENDGDQSNEEDEEKRGELERLHAHEAFEKSKPNTISGSKEPSDGNNNNTSVLSPGRQGGFPVPVSNKPKIWSLAETATSPDSLQKPTSPSVPATHPAFLPSHGLYTCQIGKFHNWTNGAFLGQNSLLNVRSFLGVSHQHTHPVQQQHSSGAAVNSDKAPEDLSPKHIDRENVLRNESPTQPLKSSFRPLHDSPRNQQESTQRVLTALSSA from the exons ATGTCTTTCCCGCAGCTGGGTTACCCGCAGTATTTAAGTGCCTCCCAGGCGGTGTACGGAGGCGATCGGCCGGGAGTGCTGACTCCGTCGTCCCGCGGAGGGAGCGCAGAGATCGGGGGAAGCGCGTCGGCGGCCGCCGCTGCCGTGTCCTCGGTGCTGGGCATGTACCCCTACGCACACAACTACAGCGCCTTTCTGCCTTACACCAGCGCCGATCTGGCTCTTTTCTCCCAGATG GGCTCTCAGTACGACTTAAAAGACAGTCCCGGAGTGCACCCCGCGAGCTTCGCTGCCCACGCGAGCCCGGCCTTCTACCCCTACGGTCAGTTCCAGTACGGAGACCCGTCCAGGCCCAAGAACGCCACGCGGGAGAGCACCAGCACCCTGAAGGCCTGGCTCAACGAGCACAGGAAGAACCCCTACCCCACCAAAGGAGAGAAGATCATGCTGGCCATCATCACCAAGATGACCCTCACGCAGGTGTCCACCTGGTTCGCCAACGCCAGAAGAAGACTCAAGAAGGAGAACAAGGTGACATGGGGCAGAAGTAAAGAGGACGAAGACGCCAATATTTTTGGGAGCGACAACGAGGGGGACGCCGAGAAGAACGAAGACGACGAGGAAATAGATCTGGAGAGCATAGATATCGACAAGATCGACGAAAACGACGGAGATCAGAGCAATGAGGAGGACGAGGAAAAGCGCGGGGAGCTCGAGAGACTTCACGCTCACGAGGCCTTCGAGAAATCCAAACCCAACACCATTTCCGGCAGCAAAGAGCCGTCGGacggaaacaacaacaacacaagcgTTCTGTCGCCAGGTCGCCAGGGAGGTTTTCCAGTTCCCGTTAGCAATAAACCCAAAATATGGTCGTTAGCAGAAACCGCGACCAGTCCCGATAGCTTGCAGAAACCTACGTCACCCTCGGTTCCCGCCACTCACCCGGCCTTCCTGCCGAGCCACGGACTGTACACGTGCCAGATCGGGAAGTTCCACAACTGGACCAATGGCGCGTTTCTGGGCCAGAACTCCCTGCTGAACGTGCGATCGTTCCTGGGCGTCAGTCATCAGCACACTCACCCGGTTCAGCAGCAGCACTCATCCGGGGCAGCCGTGAACAGTGACAAGGCGCCAGAGGACCTGAGTCCAAAACACATAG ATCGGGAAAATGTCCTCAGAAATGAATCACCAACGCAACCTTTAAAGTCATCCTTTCGTCCTCTTCACGACAG CCCCAGAAACCAGCAGGAATCGACACAGAGGGTCCTCACAGCTCTCTCTTCCGCTTGA